Proteins encoded in a region of the Populus nigra chromosome 3, ddPopNigr1.1, whole genome shotgun sequence genome:
- the LOC133689164 gene encoding FCS-Like Zinc finger 13-like, giving the protein MLGKRTNPMIGRLSELLVSGTRAKFMDANTSPRSPLDYINKSPKGLKNYHDLAGVGLGIVAALDKPSNTDVGHEVLAKYAVCRSNLNRSNPIPVNSGKDCEIFNCGFEEMDMKSLEDYTYVTIHAPNQSFTKVYYDGGEHGKRGHDRRCENTGCTSVSKGFPARLVEDVPVYPTSDFLSSCHLCRKKLYGRDIYIYRGEKAFCSVECRSSQIMIDERKEQCRSEVARSADVSSSPFKTSPIFSTGILAI; this is encoded by the exons ATGTTAGGCAAGAGAACAAATCCTATGATCGGAAGATTGTCGGAATTATTGGTCTCAGGCACCCGTGCCAAGTTCATGGATGCTAACACCAGTCCTAGAAGTCCACTGGACTACATAAACAAGTCACCAAAAGGTCTAAAGAATTATCATGATCTCGCTGGGGTTGGATTGGGTATTGTTGCAGCCCTTGACAAGCCTTCTAATACTGATGTGGGGCATGAAGTTTTGGCTAAGTATGCTGTTTGCAGGTCAAATTTGAATAGATCAAATCCAATTCCAGTTAATTCAGGTAAAGATTGTGAGATATTTAACTGTGGTTTTGAGGAAATGGATATGAAGAGCTTGGAAGACTATACATATGTCACAATCCATGCTCCTAATCAATCCTTCACGAAGGTTTACTATGATGGAGGTGAACATGGAAAACGAGGGCATGATAGAAGATGTGAGAACACGGGATGTACTTCTGTTTCTAAGGGATTTCCTGCCAGACTTGTCGAGGATGTTCCCGTATATCCCACTTCAGATTTTCTGAGTTCATGCCACTTGTGCAGGAAAAAACTCTACGGCAGAGACATCTACATCTACAG GGGAGAGAAAGCATTCTGCAGCGTGGAGTGTCGATCGAGTCAAATAATGATAGACGAGCGCAAAGAACAGTGCAGATCAGAAGTTGCGAGATCTGCAGATGTTTCAAGCTCGCCTTTCAAAACAAGCCCCATCTTCTCAACTGGGATTCTTGCAATTTAG